Proteins from a genomic interval of Clostridium scatologenes:
- a CDS encoding sensor histidine kinase: protein MSLKVYLKKSIWAIIHFIIIITIVNLVLIGTTEFSKLKYDIIYMNILVFSVSIFFLIFRYRKWKESYKDFYEGLMQEKNIDLLIPKVDDFEAKIVKAAINLKNKELCENENKLKEEIDELNEYITKWVHEIKIPISVCELISDKLEDIFDTNNDVPESLRGELARIKFLVEQVLYAGRASSYSQDLLINEVNIKQVVNEAVKKNAFFFISKKIDLRLNKLQFNVLTDKKWLSYILEQVLNNACKYVGENGIVEIYCEEDEKATRLCVRDNGIGILPKDISRVFDKGFTGSNGRKSGKSTGMGLYFSKKMAEKLNHDIKAVSQAGNYTEFIITFYKLSDYFKV, encoded by the coding sequence ATGAGTTTAAAAGTATATTTGAAAAAGTCTATATGGGCAATTATACATTTTATTATTATAATAACAATAGTTAATTTAGTACTAATAGGAACTACAGAATTTTCAAAGCTTAAGTATGACATTATATACATGAATATTTTAGTTTTTTCTGTTTCTATATTCTTTTTAATATTTAGATATAGAAAGTGGAAAGAAAGCTATAAAGATTTTTATGAAGGATTAATGCAGGAGAAAAATATAGATTTACTGATTCCTAAAGTGGATGATTTTGAAGCAAAGATTGTTAAAGCTGCAATAAACTTAAAAAATAAAGAACTTTGTGAAAATGAAAATAAGTTAAAAGAAGAAATTGATGAGCTAAATGAATATATAACAAAATGGGTTCATGAAATAAAGATTCCTATTTCAGTATGTGAATTGATATCGGACAAATTAGAAGATATTTTTGATACCAATAATGATGTTCCTGAAAGCTTAAGAGGTGAGCTTGCAAGAATAAAGTTTTTAGTTGAACAGGTACTTTATGCAGGCAGAGCATCTAGCTATTCACAGGACCTTTTAATAAACGAAGTAAATATAAAGCAAGTAGTAAATGAGGCTGTCAAAAAGAATGCATTTTTTTTCATTTCTAAAAAAATAGATTTAAGATTAAATAAATTACAATTTAATGTGTTAACAGATAAAAAGTGGCTTTCTTACATATTAGAACAAGTTTTAAATAATGCCTGCAAATATGTAGGTGAAAATGGGATAGTGGAAATTTATTGTGAAGAAGATGAAAAAGCTACAAGATTATGTGTAAGAGATAATGGAATAGGAATATTGCCTAAAGACATATCTAGGGTATTTGACAAAGGTTTTACAGGAAGTAATGGAAGAAAAAGTGGAAAATCAACAGGAATGGGATTATACTTTTCTAAAAAAATGGCTGAAAAGCTGAATCATGATATAAAAGCTGTTTCACAAGCTGGAAACTATACAGAATTTATTATAACTTTTTATAAATTATCCGATTATTTTAAGGTATGA
- a CDS encoding response regulator transcription factor yields MYKIMTVEDDLKLCEEIQEALLKWGFNPVKVKNFEDILNEFVQNKPELVIMDINLPCFDGFYWCQKIREISKVPIIFLSSRNTNMDIIMAVQMGGDDFVTKPFSMDILVTKLHAMLRRTYSYGENLGDVLECRGVILNINDSTLSYNENKIELTKNELKILLLLMKNMGKIISRDRIMRILWDDDTFINDNTLTVNVNRLRKRLEDIGIKDFIETKKGQGYVIL; encoded by the coding sequence ATGTATAAAATAATGACAGTAGAAGATGATTTAAAACTTTGTGAAGAAATACAAGAAGCTCTTTTAAAGTGGGGCTTTAATCCTGTTAAAGTTAAAAACTTTGAAGATATACTTAATGAATTTGTACAAAATAAACCTGAGCTGGTTATTATGGATATAAATCTGCCTTGTTTTGATGGATTTTACTGGTGTCAAAAAATAAGAGAAATATCAAAGGTACCAATCATATTTTTATCTTCAAGAAACACAAATATGGATATAATAATGGCAGTACAAATGGGTGGAGATGATTTCGTCACAAAACCATTTTCTATGGATATATTGGTGACTAAGCTTCATGCCATGCTTAGACGAACATACTCTTATGGAGAAAACTTAGGAGATGTACTTGAGTGCAGGGGAGTTATTTTAAATATAAATGACAGCACTTTATCTTATAATGAAAACAAAATAGAATTGACAAAAAATGAATTAAAAATACTGCTTCTTTTGATGAAAAATATGGGAAAGATAATATCACGAGATAGGATTATGAGGATCTTGTGGGATGATGATACTTTTATTAACGACAATACATTAACTGTAAATGTAAATAGGCTTAGAAAAAGGCTTGAAGACATAGGTATTAAGGATTTTATAGAAACTAAAAAAGGACAAGGATATGTAATATTATGA
- a CDS encoding AAA family ATPase — protein sequence MKKIQVGTSDFKELIEDNNYFIDKSLLIKEFIENGAKIILTPRPRRFGKTLNLSMLKYFFDIRTKEETKDLFKGLKIEKEKEIMKLQGEYPIIFITFKNQKHISFENFEDGIKVLLSNLYKEHEYLLYSDNLTEFDKNDFKEIISRKASIGNVSEAISSLMGYMNKHYGRKVMLFIDEYDVPIQEGYLRGYYDEMIVLIRNLLTAALKDNPYVEKALITGILRVAKESIFSGLNNLEVNTILRYNFNDKFGFTEKEVEELANYYNAVEDMKNIKEWYNGYVFSGEIMYNPWSVLNYLKNIRDGFMPYWINSSSNDLIKRLLLKGDKEIKLDLECLIEGKSINKVIDDTIVMAEVEDSNQNIWSFLLLSGYLKAVKTENIEGILNCELKIPNKEVLIFYKNLIVKWFQEAMTNQKYEEMISNLVTGDIENFGYAFQEFVMNNLSYFDVSGKEPEKVYHAFVLGMLVSISNTHKVKSNKESGFGRYDVMIIPKDISKPGIIIEFKKINVLSKETIEQGKKEALKQIDRMKYDEELINCGIEDIIKLAIVFKGKEVMISEA from the coding sequence ATGAAGAAAATACAAGTAGGAACATCGGATTTTAAAGAATTAATAGAAGACAATAACTACTTTATAGACAAAAGTTTATTGATAAAGGAATTTATAGAAAATGGTGCGAAAATAATATTGACACCAAGACCCAGAAGGTTTGGTAAGACATTAAATTTAAGTATGCTCAAATACTTTTTTGATATAAGGACTAAGGAAGAAACTAAAGATTTATTTAAAGGCTTAAAAATAGAAAAGGAAAAGGAAATAATGAAGCTGCAGGGAGAATATCCTATTATTTTCATTACTTTTAAAAATCAAAAGCATATATCCTTTGAAAACTTTGAAGATGGAATAAAAGTTCTGTTATCAAATTTGTATAAAGAGCATGAATATTTGCTGTATAGTGATAATTTAACTGAATTTGATAAAAATGATTTTAAAGAAATAATTTCAAGAAAAGCTTCCATAGGAAATGTATCAGAGGCAATAAGTTCTCTTATGGGATATATGAACAAGCATTATGGAAGAAAGGTAATGCTTTTTATAGATGAATACGATGTACCAATACAGGAGGGATACCTTAGAGGGTACTATGACGAAATGATAGTATTAATAAGAAATTTATTAACAGCAGCCTTAAAGGATAATCCATATGTTGAAAAAGCTTTAATAACAGGTATCCTTAGAGTAGCAAAGGAAAGTATTTTTTCAGGCCTAAACAATTTAGAAGTAAATACTATTTTAAGATATAATTTTAATGATAAATTTGGTTTTACAGAAAAAGAAGTAGAAGAACTAGCTAATTATTATAACGCAGTGGAAGATATGAAAAACATAAAGGAATGGTACAATGGCTATGTTTTTTCTGGAGAAATAATGTATAATCCATGGTCAGTTTTAAATTATTTAAAAAATATAAGAGATGGTTTTATGCCATATTGGATTAACAGCAGCAGCAATGATCTTATAAAAAGGCTTCTATTAAAAGGAGATAAAGAAATAAAATTAGATCTGGAGTGTCTTATTGAAGGAAAATCTATAAATAAGGTAATTGATGATACTATAGTTATGGCAGAGGTTGAAGATTCCAACCAAAACATATGGAGTTTTTTACTTTTGAGCGGCTATTTAAAGGCTGTGAAGACGGAGAATATAGAAGGAATTTTAAATTGTGAACTTAAAATCCCCAATAAAGAAGTATTGATTTTTTATAAGAATTTAATAGTAAAATGGTTTCAGGAAGCTATGACCAATCAAAAATACGAAGAAATGATAAGTAATTTAGTCACCGGTGATATAGAAAACTTTGGCTATGCTTTTCAGGAATTTGTAATGAATAATTTAAGCTATTTTGATGTATCGGGAAAAGAACCAGAAAAAGTGTACCATGCTTTTGTACTTGGAATGCTCGTTTCTATTTCAAACACTCACAAGGTGAAATCAAATAAGGAAAGCGGCTTTGGAAGGTACGATGTAATGATAATTCCGAAGGATATTTCAAAGCCAGGGATTATTATTGAATTTAAGAAAATAAACGTGCTGTCAAAGGAAACAATAGAGCAGGGAAAAAAGGAAGCATTAAAGCAAATAGATAGGATGAAATATGATGAGGAGCTTATAAATTGTGGGATAGAAGACATAATAAAGCTTGCTATTGTGTTTAAGGGGAAGGAAGTAATGATTTCTGAGGCATAG
- the hepT gene encoding type VII toxin-antitoxin system HepT family RNase toxin, translated as MVKREIVISRIDKLNEYINILKSAKNYDKKKYIDDPLIYGSSERFLHLSIECVLDIGNHVISDMRYRKPENNKDIFLVLHENKIINEKLKNNLCNMAGFRNILVHDYMKLDRGLVYDIINNNLKDIEAFVKIIVEYI; from the coding sequence ATGGTAAAAAGAGAAATTGTGATTTCAAGGATAGATAAATTAAATGAATATATAAATATACTGAAATCTGCAAAAAACTATGATAAGAAGAAATATATTGATGATCCACTTATATATGGCTCATCGGAAAGATTTCTGCATTTAAGTATAGAATGTGTTTTGGATATAGGAAATCATGTTATATCAGATATGAGATATAGAAAACCAGAAAATAATAAGGATATATTTTTAGTTTTGCATGAAAATAAAATAATAAATGAAAAATTAAAAAACAATTTATGTAATATGGCTGGATTCAGAAATATTTTAGTTCATGACTACATGAAACTTGATAGAGGATTAGTTTACGATATAATAAATAATAACTTAAAGGATATAGAAGCTTTTGTGAAAATAATAGTAGAATATATATAA
- a CDS encoding TSUP family transporter: MLKILLGVIALAGIVFFAVLVKDCMKHYKQKTLGNESFITSGLIGAVANFFDTLGIGSFAIETSLFKNFKLVGDKKLPGTLNVGATLPTIVEALIFLTVVQVEPVTLVSMLLAAVAGALVGAGIISKLNEKAVQAAMGIALVCVALLMIAGQLNLFPVGGDAIGLTGGKLIIGIIGNFIFGALNTLGIGLYAPCMALVFALGMSPKVAFPIMMASCAILLPFASVKFIKEQAHAPKTSLAINIMGPIGVLIAAYLVKSLPLSTLKWVVVAVVLYTSFIMFKSFKSNKNAETVDSSEESA, encoded by the coding sequence ATGTTAAAAATTTTATTAGGGGTTATTGCTCTTGCAGGTATAGTATTTTTTGCAGTTCTTGTAAAGGATTGCATGAAACATTATAAGCAAAAAACTCTTGGAAATGAAAGTTTTATTACATCAGGACTTATAGGAGCAGTTGCAAACTTTTTTGATACTTTAGGTATAGGAAGCTTTGCTATAGAAACTTCTCTATTTAAAAACTTTAAACTTGTAGGTGATAAAAAGCTTCCAGGTACATTAAATGTTGGTGCTACACTACCTACAATAGTTGAAGCATTAATATTTTTAACTGTTGTTCAGGTTGAACCTGTAACTTTAGTAAGTATGCTTTTAGCTGCTGTAGCTGGCGCATTAGTAGGTGCTGGCATCATATCTAAACTTAACGAAAAAGCTGTACAAGCTGCCATGGGTATTGCACTTGTTTGTGTAGCACTTTTAATGATTGCAGGCCAATTAAATCTTTTCCCGGTTGGTGGTGATGCCATAGGATTAACAGGTGGAAAACTTATAATAGGAATCATAGGTAATTTTATATTTGGTGCACTTAATACTTTAGGAATAGGACTTTATGCTCCTTGTATGGCACTAGTATTTGCACTTGGAATGAGTCCTAAAGTAGCCTTTCCTATAATGATGGCTTCTTGTGCTATATTACTTCCTTTTGCATCTGTTAAATTTATAAAGGAACAAGCTCATGCTCCTAAAACTTCTTTGGCCATTAATATCATGGGTCCAATAGGAGTTTTAATAGCTGCTTATCTTGTTAAATCTCTTCCACTTTCTACTTTAAAGTGGGTAGTTGTAGCAGTTGTATTATATACATCATTTATAATGTTTAAATCCTTTAAATCAAATAAAAATGCAGAAACTGTAGATAGTTCAGAAGAATCTGCATAA
- a CDS encoding FtsX-like permease family protein: MNFFSIAYNNFKHNIKTYALNLMAMIFSVAVYYNFIALSDNPQIVQLNQIMNIVRSASTSTAVLLLVFLIFFIWYSNSFFLKQKKKEIGIYAFMGIDNYKIGLIYALEGFLQGLLSIVIGSFVGVLFSKLFIMLLCKVAFLDVKINFFISVHALIETIITFLIIFFIISILGYFNIVRSKLIDLFNASKQQEGLPKLSKFKAVSSIIIILIAYGMCISLSKLMVIASVPVITIMVIFATYGLFGSFFSMIMRYLLDKKQILYNGTNIVSISNIVFRIKGNYKTLATIAILIASAITALGTATSIKYNTKIELDLPYSFTYVLDGNFEDEIESKVNKYITSANHSILLKEKVNFILVNKLKIDDNLSNDEFMVVKASDFKKITRDLKVKDTEDILKKSELRSGEAIYVQRPKTLVQANKLQKVQISNLKYNVKMDLKTPLFGGIKNNPCLIVNDKDYEIIKNDFKESKFYGIIVNDQKNTLDLSARLRTIRVLDNNLYSYAQKYRSGYEGYGVIFFMGCFLALVFVVATGSIIHFKILSEAYMDKEKYKILLKIGMTEKELKRTISKQAAVYFILPLLVGVIHSSFGIVILGRLMECNLILPTVISVATFGVIYGMFYIFTLGKFRQVLNPYN, encoded by the coding sequence ATGAACTTCTTTAGTATAGCTTACAATAATTTTAAACACAATATAAAAACTTATGCTTTAAACCTAATGGCAATGATTTTTTCTGTGGCAGTTTATTATAATTTTATAGCTTTAAGTGATAACCCACAAATTGTTCAGCTTAATCAAATTATGAATATTGTTAGATCTGCATCAACTTCAACAGCAGTACTACTTCTGGTATTTCTAATATTTTTTATTTGGTATTCAAATTCCTTTTTCTTAAAGCAAAAGAAAAAGGAAATAGGAATTTATGCCTTTATGGGCATAGATAATTATAAAATAGGATTAATTTATGCCTTAGAAGGATTTTTACAAGGACTCCTATCTATAGTTATTGGTAGTTTTGTTGGAGTATTATTTTCGAAACTATTTATAATGCTTTTATGTAAAGTTGCATTCTTGGATGTGAAAATAAACTTTTTTATATCAGTACATGCGTTGATTGAAACAATTATTACATTTTTAATTATATTTTTTATAATTTCAATTTTGGGCTATTTCAATATAGTGAGAAGTAAATTAATAGATTTATTTAATGCTTCAAAACAACAAGAAGGACTTCCAAAGTTGAGCAAATTTAAAGCAGTATCTTCAATTATAATAATTTTAATAGCATATGGTATGTGTATAAGCTTATCCAAATTAATGGTAATTGCAAGTGTTCCTGTTATAACTATAATGGTTATTTTTGCAACTTATGGACTTTTTGGTTCTTTCTTTTCAATGATAATGAGATATCTTTTAGATAAAAAACAAATTTTATATAACGGCACAAACATTGTAAGTATATCTAATATTGTTTTTAGAATTAAAGGAAATTACAAAACTCTTGCAACCATTGCTATTTTAATTGCATCAGCAATCACAGCCTTAGGAACAGCAACTTCAATTAAATATAATACAAAAATAGAATTAGATCTTCCATACTCTTTTACTTATGTATTGGATGGCAATTTTGAAGATGAAATTGAATCTAAAGTTAATAAATATATTACTTCAGCAAATCATAGTATTTTATTAAAGGAAAAAGTGAATTTTATTCTTGTAAATAAATTAAAAATTGATGATAACCTCTCAAATGATGAATTTATGGTAGTTAAAGCTTCTGATTTTAAAAAGATAACAAGAGATTTAAAGGTTAAAGATACCGAAGATATTTTAAAAAAATCAGAACTTAGAAGTGGTGAGGCAATTTATGTACAAAGACCTAAAACTCTTGTACAAGCGAATAAATTACAAAAAGTTCAAATTAGCAATTTAAAGTATAATGTAAAGATGGATTTAAAAACACCTTTATTTGGTGGAATAAAAAATAATCCTTGTTTAATTGTAAATGATAAAGATTATGAAATTATAAAAAATGATTTTAAGGAAAGCAAATTTTACGGCATTATAGTAAATGATCAAAAAAACACATTAGATTTGTCTGCAAGATTAAGAACCATAAGAGTTTTAGATAATAACTTATATTCCTATGCTCAAAAATATAGGTCTGGTTATGAAGGTTATGGTGTTATTTTCTTTATGGGATGTTTTTTAGCACTGGTTTTTGTAGTAGCTACAGGAAGTATTATTCATTTTAAAATTTTAAGTGAAGCTTATATGGACAAGGAAAAATATAAAATTTTATTAAAAATTGGAATGACAGAAAAAGAATTAAAAAGAACTATTTCAAAGCAAGCTGCAGTATATTTTATCCTGCCTTTGCTTGTAGGTGTAATTCACAGTTCCTTTGGTATAGTTATATTGGGTAGATTAATGGAATGCAATTTAATATTACCCACAGTTATAAGTGTTGCGACTTTCGGTGTAATTTATGGTATGTTTTATATCTTTACATTGGGTAAGTTTAGACAGGTTTTGAATCCTTATAATTAA
- a CDS encoding (deoxy)nucleoside triphosphate pyrophosphohydrolase produces the protein MKKTIKVVGAVIENEDNEILCALRSPMMSLPNMWEFPGGKVEKGENLKQAIEREIREELDCNIKAFDVFNENTHEYDNFIVNLITVKCKLISGKPTANEHSKLIWLKRENLLSLKWAPADVPAAMQLTTEKA, from the coding sequence ATGAAAAAAACAATAAAAGTTGTAGGCGCTGTTATAGAAAATGAAGATAATGAAATACTATGTGCTCTTCGTTCCCCTATGATGTCATTACCAAACATGTGGGAATTTCCTGGTGGAAAAGTTGAAAAAGGTGAAAATTTAAAACAAGCTATAGAAAGAGAAATAAGAGAAGAATTAGATTGTAATATAAAAGCTTTTGATGTTTTTAATGAAAACACCCATGAATATGACAATTTTATAGTAAACTTGATTACTGTAAAATGTAAATTAATATCAGGTAAACCTACTGCCAATGAGCACTCTAAACTCATATGGTTAAAGAGAGAAAATTTACTTTCCTTAAAATGGGCTCCTGCAGATGTTCCTGCTGCTATGCAACTAACAACAGAAAAGGCATAG
- a CDS encoding HIT family protein has translation MTDCIFCNYNKSEIIAENKLAFAIMDKFPVNEGHTLIIPKRHFPFLFEASEEEIKAIYSLMHEVKEMLDIQYEPAGYNVGVNIGYYAGQTIKHLHVHLIPRYKGDVDNPRGGVRNLKKALVEYDG, from the coding sequence ATGACAGATTGTATATTTTGTAACTACAACAAATCAGAAATAATAGCAGAAAATAAGCTTGCTTTTGCTATAATGGATAAATTTCCTGTAAATGAAGGTCATACCTTGATAATACCAAAAAGACATTTCCCATTTTTATTTGAAGCCTCAGAGGAAGAAATAAAAGCTATATACAGCCTTATGCATGAGGTTAAGGAAATGTTAGACATCCAGTATGAACCAGCAGGATACAATGTAGGAGTTAACATTGGTTATTATGCTGGGCAGACAATAAAGCATTTGCATGTTCATCTAATTCCTAGATATAAGGGCGATGTAGATAATCCTAGAGGGGGAGTTAGAAATTTAAAGAAGGCTTTAGTTGAGTATGATGGTTAA
- a CDS encoding ABC transporter ATP-binding protein, translating to MSTVIETKDLGKIYGSKAVAFTALHGINLNVEEGEFLGIMGPSGAGKTTLLNLLSTIDVPTTGNIIFNGKDITKLKNKELSLFRRHKIGFIFQDFNLLDTMTVEDNIALPLALSKVNHKEIQNKVKQLSEFFGIDAHLKNYPYELSGGQKQRTAAARALITEPSVIFADEPTGALDSKSSAELLQCLSSMNEKFNKTVIMVTHDAFAASYCKRILFIKDGKIHARIDKNESRKEFFQRIIEMLAALGGAVNELL from the coding sequence ATGAGTACAGTAATAGAAACTAAGGATTTAGGAAAAATATATGGTTCAAAAGCAGTGGCTTTTACAGCACTTCATGGTATTAATCTTAATGTAGAGGAGGGGGAATTTTTAGGAATTATGGGGCCTTCTGGAGCAGGTAAAACTACTTTACTAAATTTACTTTCAACTATAGATGTACCAACCACGGGGAATATTATATTTAATGGTAAGGATATAACAAAATTAAAAAATAAAGAGCTATCATTATTTAGAAGGCATAAGATAGGTTTTATTTTTCAAGATTTTAATTTGCTAGATACTATGACTGTAGAAGACAATATAGCACTGCCTTTAGCATTATCCAAGGTGAATCATAAAGAAATACAAAATAAGGTTAAGCAATTGAGTGAGTTTTTTGGAATTGATGCACACTTAAAAAATTATCCATATGAGCTTTCAGGAGGGCAAAAGCAGAGGACAGCAGCAGCAAGGGCTTTGATAACAGAGCCGTCCGTAATATTTGCAGATGAGCCCACAGGAGCTTTGGATTCAAAATCTTCTGCAGAATTGCTTCAATGCTTGAGCAGTATGAATGAAAAGTTCAATAAAACAGTAATAATGGTAACCCATGATGCTTTTGCAGCAAGTTACTGCAAGAGAATATTATTTATAAAAGACGGGAAAATTCATGCTAGAATTGATAAAAATGAATCCAGAAAGGAATTTTTCCAAAGGATAATTGAAATGCTGGCCGCCTTAGGAGGTGCAGTTAATGAACTTCTTTAG
- a CDS encoding S41 family peptidase — protein MLKIKRKIAALLMISIMFAFSGCDSSSKYVCKSGNRVEAWQKDLDYLKEELPKKHKNLFFKLSKEQFNSEIEDLKQSLNKMNDDQIQMGINKIMTSIGDGHTGPNISSEKAFPLDLYWFSDGIYVINTTEEYSQIKYNKLAKINDKPIEDVIKSVSQVISHDNEQGIKSQIGYYIAMPSVLHGLNIIENMDSCKFTFEDSNGKISDVNLKPLSSDTVFSAVIGKGKEGEKVPLYMKNQDKAYWYEYLKDSKTVYFSYNKCSEMQEKGFKQFSKELMDVINKEDVKKLVIDMRNNGGGISTILNDFIKEISKSKLNEKGKLYVITGRRTFSSAVLNVIDLKKNTKAIFVGEPTSGKPNHYGEVKKFKLPNSGLTIKYSTKHFNNYDKDDSAFNPDKEITVSIKDYVNNVDPVMEYIIKSSNFAVKK, from the coding sequence ATGCTTAAAATAAAAAGAAAAATAGCAGCTTTACTAATGATAAGTATAATGTTTGCTTTTTCAGGATGTGATAGCAGCAGCAAGTATGTTTGTAAAAGTGGAAATAGGGTAGAAGCTTGGCAGAAGGATTTGGATTACCTTAAGGAAGAACTTCCTAAAAAACATAAGAATTTATTCTTTAAGTTGAGTAAGGAGCAGTTTAACAGTGAAATAGAAGACTTAAAGCAGTCTTTAAATAAAATGAATGATGATCAAATACAAATGGGTATAAACAAAATAATGACTTCTATTGGGGATGGTCATACAGGTCCTAATATAAGTTCAGAAAAAGCGTTCCCATTAGATTTGTACTGGTTTAGTGATGGTATTTATGTTATTAATACAACAGAGGAGTACAGTCAAATCAAGTACAATAAGCTGGCAAAAATTAATGATAAGCCTATAGAAGATGTAATTAAAAGTGTTTCACAAGTAATTTCTCATGATAATGAACAGGGCATAAAGAGTCAGATAGGTTACTATATTGCAATGCCATCAGTACTTCATGGGCTTAATATCATAGAAAATATGGATAGCTGCAAATTTACTTTTGAGGATAGCAATGGGAAAATATCAGATGTGAATTTAAAACCATTAAGTAGTGATACAGTATTTAGTGCAGTAATTGGTAAAGGAAAAGAAGGGGAGAAGGTTCCTTTGTACATGAAAAATCAAGATAAAGCTTATTGGTATGAATATTTAAAAGATAGTAAGACAGTTTATTTTAGTTATAATAAATGCTCCGAAATGCAAGAAAAAGGTTTTAAGCAATTTTCTAAAGAACTTATGGATGTAATTAATAAAGAAGATGTGAAAAAGCTTGTTATAGATATGAGGAATAATGGAGGAGGAATTTCAACAATACTCAATGATTTCATTAAGGAAATATCAAAAAGCAAGCTAAATGAAAAAGGTAAACTCTATGTTATTACAGGTAGAAGGACTTTTTCATCTGCAGTATTAAATGTTATAGATTTAAAGAAAAACACTAAAGCAATTTTTGTTGGTGAGCCTACATCAGGAAAACCTAATCACTATGGTGAAGTTAAAAAATTTAAGCTTCCAAATTCGGGATTAACTATAAAATATTCAACAAAGCATTTTAATAATTATGATAAAGATGATTCTGCATTTAATCCAGATAAAGAAATAACAGTATCAATAAAAGATTATGTAAATAATGTTGATCCTGTGATGGAGTATATAATTAAAAGCTCAAATTTTGCAGTTAAAAAATAG
- the mntA gene encoding type VII toxin-antitoxin system MntA family adenylyltransferase antitoxin, with product MSDIINMARIFISNMNDKYSIKFAYIFGSQATGEASKNSDVDIAIYFGKNYEAVEEAFIRGDIIEEGMAFFKKDIDVVSLKNASLLMKYEIIHDGIIIKDDDERANFESLALREYFDFKYYSDIYDNAVIEKIKQGEVFGG from the coding sequence ATGAGTGATATTATAAATATGGCTAGGATTTTTATATCAAATATGAACGATAAATATAGTATAAAATTTGCATATATTTTTGGTTCACAAGCAACAGGAGAAGCTTCAAAAAATAGTGATGTAGATATAGCAATATACTTTGGTAAAAATTATGAGGCTGTAGAAGAGGCTTTTATAAGAGGAGATATAATAGAAGAAGGAATGGCGTTTTTTAAGAAGGATATAGATGTAGTTTCATTAAAGAATGCTTCGCTGCTCATGAAATATGAAATAATTCATGATGGAATAATAATTAAAGATGATGATGAAAGGGCAAATTTTGAATCCCTAGCCTTAAGGGAATATTTTGATTTTAAATATTACTCTGATATATATGATAATGCAGTAATTGAAAAAATTAAGCAAGGAGAAGTTTTTGGAGGGTAA